AGTGACAAAGTGACGCAGTTAAAGGGTTAATTGCGATATATGCAGGACAAGACTGGAATGACTTTGGTGTCCATGTTCTCTTCCTTCGAAACACAATAATTTCTACATAGAGTTCGCCGTGGATACTCATGATGCTCAGAAAATATGGAAGAGAAGAAAAGTTGCTTGGATGGAAAAAGGAAATTGCGAATGTAATTGAATTTGGTGATCGTAGCTGATCTATATAGTTATGTTCTGTTGATTTTTCGAACCGTGATAGGATGAGCGCGAGTGAGCTTCGTGTAATAGAATTGCCAGTGGTGTTGTGAAAGATTAAATTGGAATTGCGGTtgaatttcattgaaaaaatgCCGAGGGAGTGGATGAGTTGATTGGTAGTTTCGATTGTTTGAGTATTTTTGTGTTGTAAATGGTAGGGGATCTTGGAATTGCCGATAAATAGAGGATGAAATTGCTGTGATATCGCATCATTAGAACGGCGTGAGTAATCGATTGTCACTAGTTTGGTTTCCTAgataatttttttgcaatattttcggGCTCACGGGAAAAATGAAAGTTTGGAGTTGACAACAAACAGAAGGTGGAATTGTCGATCGTATCGTAACTTGAAACGTTTATCGATTTCGTTTTCCCTTTTCCAGAAATATGTTGTTTTAAATACCTCCTAATAACGAGGCATATTAGAGACGAGAGTTGGAGTTGCCATAGGCGTAGAAGGAATTGCAAATGCGTTCTCTTCGAGTTAAACTAATGGAAACCTTGTTCAATTGTTTTTACATCGTCGTATTTTTagcttaaatatattttcatataaatacaaaaaaaatttttggaattgccAATACGTAAGAATTGGAATTgcacatttatttttcatttatctgtCTTAATGTTAACTGGAAAGGTTAGTTATCAATTTCCATAATAATtccgaatatttttccattcgcgCATTCTCGCGTTGATGAATAacattaaaaattgttaaatctcAACAAGACGTGAAAATCTTCATTATTTATGTAATAGTTTGCGAAAtactttttttcgaaatatttcttcaatAGTGGCACGAAGAAAAGAAGCTTAGAATTGCCAAGTTCCAAACACAATTTTACCCAACTAAATGATCGAAGTGCCAACGATAAATCTTTTTCATCTGGAACAATTAAAATAGTTGGAAAATAGTAAAcgatgaaaacaaaatttgGAATTGCTGAATTATAGAGGAAATCTACCTGTTAATCGAACGAACAAAGACTTACTGTTAGCGAGAAATTGTATTACTTTTTGATTTTTCCTACTGTGTCtcataaaaatgtaatataaatatttttatttcctagatttataaatatataaaattatatctttTTTTATAGCAAAGTTTCAGCTGTTaaacatttgtagttgttggtcttaAATTCAGCATGaccaaattgaaaaaaaaaacagtaccCGAAATTTCTAAAGCGATTAAATTATTTGCAGgatttttattatatacgtACAGGTTGTTTCAAAAAAGACTATGCCTAAAAGGTAAGGATTCATCAGTATATTATAAGAGCTTAGAATAATCTAAAACTgcaaatcgaatgaaaattctcaATTATCGTTAATAGAGTTTTATTcgtcaaatatttataattggtAAATAATTATCGGATTACACGGCACGTGCAATTTTCGTTACAGTAATTATTCTGGAAAGCAATATAATTTGCATTTGGATTATGTGGAATTTTCATGATAGCAAACAGATGTTCGATTTTACTGCATAGTTTCTTTTGAAACGAAATTGTTAATAGTTTATCAAATTTGGGATTGTTTTGTCGATCTTCGAGAGCAGAAATCTTTAAAAAAACcaacgaaaaaaattaataaattttatccatAGGGTGACTATACAATTTGTAGGAAAAGCACATTGGATTTCGACAAAGGGAACGAGTATTAAAAAATCCATAACTTGCCTGGAACTCGCTCAAAAGATTTTCTTGCACCATGAAAATATTCAACTTTGTAAATCGGTTACCAGATAAGTCGCAAATtccataattataataaaatgtatcaacaagtttgaaaattttcgtcACCGAAGATCCTTGTCTTTTTATTCTCGTTCGGAGAAGTAACAGATTAAGTGGTAAcatattcgaagaaaataaaaatcagtGAAACATCGatgtacgaagaaaataaaaattttattttttgtttaaaaagaattcaaattttttaaattctgtttcgtttaaaagcaatttttaatttccattctaattattaaatttataaacttCGATTCGAATCTCTGACCCCCTCCCTCTCCACCCGTAAAcagaaaaatttaagaaaaatgtttcgaaaagcATCCAATATTTTCCAAGTTCCTCGCAGAAATGTTCTTCAAATTGATCAATTATTAGGACAACCCCAATCTTTGATATTCGCACGATTGCAAAcgaaaatttaccaaaaattcGACGGAATATAAGGGGAAAAATTGCACGAAGAAAGGGGAAGAAGGAAAACGAAGGAAAACGCGAAACAGGCGGTGTGTGACACGAATCCACAGATCAAAAGTGAACGAAATGCAACCAAACAGAagacaaaagaaaataaagcaCAACGGTGATCTcatgtaaatattgtaaataaaaagttGTGTGTTCCGTAACCCCCTACTCTCACTTCTTCGCGCGAGTCGTGTCCCATTTTTctctctatatttttttttaaataacatttttgtgaattctctttttctctgtgaATTCTACTATCGGTCGAATTTGTCGCCTGAAAAGAACCGTTTCTGTGTGTATTTATGGTGTAACTGTATCTATGGAATCCTTGTTTCGTTGTATCCGTTCTTCCAGTCTCGACGTTGACGCCAAAAAAGTTACGACATTCGATtaacaaacgaaaaaaaaaaaaagcatactaACGTTTGTACGCAAAGTGAATGAAAACGTATCGTAATGCGCATATTGTAATTTTCTTGTTTGCAAAATGGCACCGTCAGCTTCGTTCGGCcgagatggtttttcaaacttcGACTAATATTGTTTTTAACAAAAAGTGTGTATTTTACTTGTTTGCACGTTCACTTGCTTTGAGCGAGCACCATTAACGATCGAGCTTCTTGTAAACACGACCTACTTTTATACACAAATTATAAACTTTCCGCtaataaattttgcgcaattctgtttcATCGATTTGATATTATTGCCAAAATGTGCAAGTGTAATATTAAATTGATATAACGTCACCGCAACTGGCCGCTGTTTCACAATTAAATTCACGCAAGTATGAACGCTAACCCCGCAACAAAAATTAGCTCGACGAACAAACCTTTGCTAATTAATTGGCTCGGTTAAATAGCGTCAACGTCGAGCAGCGAACTAATTTCAAAGGCTAACTTGTTATGATCGATAATTATGGAACATGAAGCGCCGCATAGTCCGCAACGTAGACGAGAGAGGCTTAACCTGAGGATGAAGAGCCTTAGTCTGGACTCTCCGGAAGGTACAGCTCATGGCCGACATCGTCCTCGAGATTATTGTCCTGGCGGTCAAAGAGAATCCACACCACCTAGACACTCCGACAGTGGAAGTATTAACAGACTGTGTAAGTACAACCAGATATCAAAAATGTCAAACACCTCAAATTCGTTATTCGTGACTCGAATGGTACAAATAGAAACTCAATCTTTTGTTCACAACCTAGATAATTCGAGCCAAAACAAGACAGTTGAATAATGAAACTATCGAATAACGTACGAACGAGTGCTAGATGTTCAAACGTTTATTTTACTCCTCGATCTAAAAGTAGCCGAAAGCATGTGCCAATGGAAGTATTAACAGATGATCTAAACAGAGCCAAGTACCCAAAATATTAGCTTCGAATCTCAGATTTGTTATTTctaactcgagtaatttatACTTGAACCGGACACCTTGGTGAGCGGTAGTATTAACGATTTGTGTAAGTTTAAATTATCACAAATAGAGACCGAAACTTGTTACTTGTCACCCGAGCGATCTTCACTGACGACTTTTCAAACTCTCTCTCAACTTTGTCACGTTGTTTCCGTTGCATCGAAGAATCTCGTATTTTATTGCAGCACCGTGCAGTCCAGGCCAGGGACACGGTGTTCACAAGCACATAAGAGGGGCCATCAGGATGTCGAGCATGGAACTACCGGACGAGAACGAAAAATCCTATTCCTCGGCGAGCACTTCTCCGTGTCCGTCGCCGCATACTAACAATCAGAATCACATGAATCCACCGGGGAAACGTGTTCTGCCACCCAACAATCTCTACGTAGCCCTCTACAACTTCGATGCACGTCACCGGGACGAGCTAGACCTGAAGTAATCACTGAACAGGGTTACGTGCATAGAGCCTGACTTGAATTTCGATCGTGCAATGCCCGATATGCTCAAAGAGATCGTTTTTATTCACGTTTGGTTCATTTCTGTGACTCCGGTTCAATCGTCAACTTTCCCTCGAACGTTCAAACTTCGATTTCTATTCACCTTTCCAACTTCCGCTGTCGGTTCCAACCTTTCTTAATACTTGGCTCGTTGCGATCCTTGTTGCAGAGCGGGTTACAAAGTGACAGTGATCGACAAATCGGAGAAAGATTGGTGGAAAGGAAAGTGTCTCGGCGGCCGAGTGGGTTACTTCCCTAGTGCGTACGTTATGCGAGTGGAATCCGGACAAAAGACTCTGCAAGTCACTCGCAATCTCCATCTGACCGATCAGATCACCCTGCTACGCGATCAGGTACGTGGAGCCGACTGTACCGCATTTAAGTGGGTGTTCTACCAACCTGACCTCGAACAATCGACTCTTCTTATGTTTTCTTAAAGTGCACGCTTTCGAAAGTATCCGTGGAGAAAGgttttctcgatttcttatAAATGAACAaagttaaccctttccactcgagaggcgatcctcgatcgccactaattcggtgtacttctcTACAATTCGGAGAACCATCGTGGGCTTGGAATTGAGATTAAAATTCGATCGCTCACTTTCTCGTGAGACGTAAGCATACGTgtacgaaatgttgaaatgagAATGCTCCGTTATAAAAttgattacacgattcgaaggatttcttcGAGGTGGTAGTTTCCGGTATCAGAGAAGCTTgcagagtgcaaagggttaacggtATCTTTCTCTCGGCAGATCGTGATCCAGGTTGGCGAGgaagtggacggcgtcgcgatgGTGCGTTGCGCCGCCGATGTCAGATCAGCGGACCACACTGGCAAAGAGGGTGAGGTTCTGTACAAGGAAACACTCTGTCCGCTCAAGTATCTACAGGAGGTGTGACAACAGCCTCGCCATAAAGGCTACACGAGCGAGCGACACAATCGCGCGTACCTTCGCGAGCGATTCTCCGCTTCCGCTCGTCGAAACGCGGCCGAGAAATACTACGACTGCCTACAGTGTGCAGAGCAGTGTCGTCACGTGACCAGCACCGTCAccggcaacaacaacaacaacagcagcagcaacaacaacaacgtaaAACTCGCGAAGACCGCGAGAACCAACAACTCTTTGATCCCAAAGAGCGGCTTGAACAACTCTCGAGTGACCAATCCCATTAGTTCCTCGGCGATCAAGGAGAACGCGAAGGCTCTGGCTCGTCTGGACGAAGCCAAGACACCGAGGAACACCAAGACCACCAATCTGTCCAAGTCACTGAAAATCCAGCCGCTGTCCTTGACCCCGGCCAAGAAGAGGTCCTCATTGGCGCGTCCGGTTCGCGTTCACGATTCGTTCGCCCAATCGAAGAAGCTGTTACCCGCGAGCTACGCGTTCCAGTCGCTGCAGAAACGTGATACGAACGAGTCCACGTACGAGGACGACGAACACGAGGAGACCAGCTGGCCTATCCGGTTGAGGTTCGAGCAGATGCTCGAGCTGACTCTACCGCAGATCAAGAaaaggaggaaaaagaaaacatcGATGAGGCTGATGAAACAACAGCAGCAGAGCAGACACGTCTGCAAGGACACGGAGAGGCTGCTCCGTGTACTCAACGTTAACAATGTGGACCAAGATAATAGGTACAACGTCACACGGTGTTCCGTCATGTAGAGACTATATAGACGAATCGTGGGAGGAACTGGAGAGACCGGTGCTCGGTTAGCGATAGCTTGAAGAATCGTGCGACGGATGCTTCGAATCGCTCGAATGTTCTTCAAGATTCACAGAACTCTCGTAATCGTTGTCCAGGCTTGGACAATCTGCTCGCGTCACGATCAGTCTCGAAAGTCTTGGACGTATcgatacgtgtatatatacacacatatatatatatgcattaaGAGAGTCTATCGCGAGTATAATCTTGAATAACCCAGTTCTGTTTATAACACTTGAAAGCCTTCAATATCGTGCATACCTAAGAGTCTTTCGAGAGGATAATCTTGATCGTCCTAATTTTGACCCCGATTGTTTCGAATGGAGTCGAAAGATTAGAGGCCTTCTAAATGGCGGTAAAAGCTAGCGTGACTTGTCACACGGCCGTATACGAATATTTCCAAGACTTCTGTGAAACCTTAGCGTGCCGAGCGAGCAGATTCGGAGGGGTTCTACTCAGTCTTTCAATACTTTTTGCAACATCAACGAACAACATTCGAGACGATTCGCGACGACTAGCGACCCTTCCACGACCGAATCGGTTGCAAACTCGTTAACGGGTGAACAAAAATGTCCATTGCTAGCACTCGTGGGTCTAGGGAGACGTGGATTGGTTTCAATCCGGTTGATATCTCTTCGGTGAAAACGAAGACTGTGTCGCGACAGGGTAGAGAATTTCAAATTCCCGCGAATATTACTCGCTCCGGCGAACGACGTTTCCGAACAAAGGCTGGACGTGTTCAAAGATTTTGATAACATTAGGAGAActtaatattaaaaaacaaaaacactTAGCAACGTTTCGTACGACGACGAACAATTTGACACGTCAAAGAGGCACAAGTACGCGAGAATCGAGAATTTCGATGAAGCTCGGGCCAGCGAATCGACAAATTTCAGACAGCTCGTTCGAAATAGCTTCAAGTGAACCAGTTCGGTAAGGACTGATGCACTTTGGTCGAATTTTAACGGGACAACTGTCTAGAGGCTTCTTAAAACGCAGAGAtcgattttgataaaattgGAGGAAATGAATTTCATTGCAATGAATCGTCAATAAATGTTGACACGTTCGGCGGTTTTCGCGAACCTTGATAAGATCGGATTCAAAGGTCTGGAAATATTTCTGACTTTCCGTTGTAACGTACGCCGTTTAAAGGGACGAAAGATTGTATCGGAGAACACACGGATCCAGAGGATCGAATGGCCAAGTTCATTAACTGAATTGAAACACGTCAACGTTACTTACATTCTGTTCTACAAAATGCAACGGATGCACCTTAAAATTTTTCAAGGAATTCGATGGGTATAAGGTTATGTGATAAACACGAGCATATTTGTGatgtttttcaaataaatacaatttgatgtaatattaaaaatatacatatttgtctATTGTTGATCATTTCATCGACGGAAGAGGAAATATTGAGAGCAACTtggttttctttcttctcgctcCTGTTTCTCCTTATCTTGTTTCTAATCGTTGTCCTTTCGTGTCGACCGTCAATGTCAATTctactttttcttttccaatcGAGGCCTTACTTTTACGTATCATTATCATCCTCGTTCTCTCGGAGTACTTTCCACGTTCTCTTCTTACGTCTGTGTCCTCTTCTCCTCTATGTATTTCTTCTTGTGACTCGTGTTCGTATCCTTACGAGTAAAATCCTTTTTACTCGTGTAAAATTCGTACAATTCGAATTCTCGTA
The Ptiloglossa arizonensis isolate GNS036 chromosome 12, iyPtiAriz1_principal, whole genome shotgun sequence DNA segment above includes these coding regions:
- the LOC143153044 gene encoding uncharacterized protein LOC143153044, producing QQPRHKGYTSERHNRAYLRERFSASARRNAAEKYYDCLQCAEQCRHVTSTVTGNNNNNSSSNNNNVKLAKTARTNNSLIPKSGLNNSRVTNPISSSAIKENAKALARLDEAKTPRNTKTTNLSKSLKIQPLSLTPAKKRSSLARPVRVHDSFAQSKKLLPASYAFQSLQKRDTNESTYEDDEHEETSWPIRLRFEQMLELTLPQIKKRRKKKTSMRLMKQQQQSRHVCKDTERLLRVLNVNNVDQDNRYNVTRCSVM